A single region of the Rhodococcus sp. W8901 genome encodes:
- a CDS encoding TetR/AcrR family transcriptional regulator translates to MAAAGPVRRAGSPGRPGYDLDSLLAVSVKVFNDKGYDGTSMEALAQRLGITKSSIYHHVSGKSELLELALARALNALFAVTTEDQVTSGRSIDRLEYLVRRSVEVLVTELPYVTLLLRVRGNTLVERRALARRREFDVFVSDLVVAAAEEGDLRPGIDPALTSRLVFGMVNSLIEWYRPRGGESVSELADAVVALTFDGMRA, encoded by the coding sequence ATGGCAGCGGCAGGTCCGGTCCGAAGAGCGGGATCGCCTGGGCGACCAGGATACGATCTCGACTCGTTGCTTGCCGTTTCGGTGAAGGTGTTCAACGACAAGGGGTACGACGGCACCAGCATGGAGGCGCTCGCTCAGCGGCTCGGCATCACGAAGTCGTCGATCTATCACCATGTGTCCGGCAAGTCGGAGCTCCTGGAGCTCGCGCTGGCCCGGGCTCTCAATGCGCTCTTCGCGGTCACGACCGAGGATCAGGTGACCAGCGGGCGGTCCATCGATCGACTCGAGTACCTCGTTCGGCGAAGTGTCGAGGTGCTCGTGACCGAGCTTCCCTACGTGACATTGCTTCTCAGGGTTCGCGGGAACACTCTCGTCGAGAGACGTGCGCTCGCACGCCGGCGTGAATTCGATGTCTTCGTCAGTGATCTGGTGGTGGCCGCCGCCGAAGAAGGCGACCTCAGGCCGGGTATCGACCCGGCGCTCACGAGCCGGCTGGTTTTCGGAATGGTGAACTCGTTGATCGAGTGGTACCGGCCGCGCGGGGGCGAATCGGTCTCCGAGCTCGCCGATGCGGTGGTGGCGCTCACCTTCGACGGGATGAGGGCCTGA